A genomic region of Parambassis ranga unplaced genomic scaffold, fParRan2.1 scaffold_66_arrow_ctg1, whole genome shotgun sequence contains the following coding sequences:
- the LOC114431289 gene encoding monocarboxylate transporter 4-like, with protein sequence MGGAAVDMGAGGVKAPDGGWGWAVLAGCFVITGFSYAFPKAVSVFFKELIREFDVGYSDTAWISSILLAMLYGTGPLCSVLVNRFGCRPVMMVGGLFASLGMILASFSTSIIHIYLTTGVITGLGLALNFQPSLIMLNRYFSEKRPLANGLSAAGSPVALCCLSPLGQALQYQYGWRGGFLILGGLLLNCCVCGALMKPLVAPKALKSEDLEQDQETEGEEKEKPKAKLLDFSVFKDCGFVIYTVAASIMVLGLFVPPVFVVSYAKELGNEDTKSALLLSILGFIDIFARPVCGVVAGLKWVRPRCVYLFSFAMIFNGTTDLIGSQAKDYASLVVFCIFFGISYGMVGALQFEVLMAIVGTEKFSSAIGLVLLMEAIAVLVGPPGAGRLLDATKNYMYVFLLAGSEVVLSALVLATCNFLFIKTKPSAPEDKLDSVAVTDDTKTEACDRSADSEEEKGVREEPEKETQKEKDEEKDEGGAVEDRPKSVTVDSQEVERFLKEPQQNGDMVASPETCL encoded by the exons ATGGGAGGAGCGGCGGTGGACATGGGCGCCGGGGGGGTGAAAGCTCCAGATGGAGGGTGGGGCTGGGCGGTGCTGGCGGGCTGTTTTGTCATCACGGGCTTTTCCTACGCCTTTCCTAAAGCTGTCAGCGTGTTTTTCAAAGAGCTGATCAGGGAGTTCGATGTTGGATACAGCGACACCGCCTGGATCTCCTCCATACTGCTGGCCATGCTTTATGGCACAG GGCCTCTGTGCAGCGTGCTGGTGAATCGATTCGGCTGCCGTCCGGTGATGATGGTGGGTGGCCTCTTCGCCTCTCTGGGGATGATCCTGGCTTCTTTCTCCACCAGCATCATCCATATCTACCTCACCACTGGAGTCATTACAG GTTTGGGCTTAGCCCTGAACTTCCAGCCATCTCTGATCATGCTGAACCGCTACTTCAGCGAGAAGCGCCCTTTGGCCAATGGCCTCTCAGCAGCAGGCAGCCCGGTGGCCCTGTGCTGCCTCTCACCGCTGGGCCAGGCTCTTCAGTACCAGTATGGATGGAGAGGTGGTTTTCTCATCTTGGGGGGCCTTCTTCTCAACTGCTGTGTGTGCGGGGCCCTCATGAAGCCCCTGGTCGCCCCTAAGGCCCTCAAATCTGAGGACCTGGAGCAGGACCAGGaaacagaaggagaagagaaggagaagccCAAAGCTAAACTGCTGGACTTCTCTGTGTTCAAAGACTGCGGTTTTGTCATCTACACTGTGGCGGCCTCCATCATGGTGCTTGGCTTGTTTGTGCCTCCGGTGTTTGTGGTGAGCTATGCTAAGGAGCTGGGGAATGAGGACACCAAATCTGCCCTGCTGCTCAGTATCCTGGGCTTCATCGACATTTTTGCTCGGCCCGTGTGTGGTGTGGTTGCTGGACTGAAGTGGGTTCGTCCTCGTTGCGTCTACCTCTTCAGCTTTGCGATGATCTTCAATGGAACCACAGACCTGATCGGTTCACAG GCTAAGGACTACGCATCTCTGGTGGTGTTCTGCATCTTCTTCGGCATCTCCTACGGAATGGTGGGCGCGCTGCAGTTTGAGGTTCTTATGGCAATAGTTGGTACTGAGAAATTCTCCAGTGCCATTGGCCTGGTCCTGCTCATGGAGGCCATCGCTGTGCTCGTTGGGCCACCTGGTGCAG GTCGGCTGCTCGATGCCACCAAGAACTACATGTACGTCTTCCTGCTGGCAGGAAGTGAGGTTGTGCTTTCAGCTTTGGTTCTGGCTACCTgcaacttcctgtttatcaagACAAAGCCTTCAGCACCAGAAGACAAACTTGACAGCGTCGCAGTGACGGATGACACCAAGACCGAGGCGTGTGACAGGTCTGCGGACAGTGAAGAGGAGAAGGGAGTGAGGGAGGAGCCAGAGAAGGAGACCCAAAAGGAAAAGGATGAAGAGAAAGACGAAGGGGGAGCGGTGGAGGACAGGCCAAAGAGCGTGACAGTGGACTCACAGGAAGTGGAAAGGTTCTTGAAAGAACCGCAACAAAACGGTGACATGGTCGCCAGTCCTGAGACTTGTCTGTAG
- the LOC114431288 gene encoding tRNA-dihydrouridine(16/17) synthase [NAD(P)(+)]-like codes for MAKLQGFEFWAKTLKEARFVVAPMVDQSELAWRLLSRRHGAHLCYTPMLHAQVFVRDANYRKENLYNEVCREDRPLITQFCANDPEVFLQAAMLAQDYCDAIDLNLGCPQMIAKRGHYGVFLQDEWELLEKMVRSANEKLSVPITCKIRVFKEIEKTVCYAQMLEKAGCQLLTVHGRTKDQKGAMTGIASWEHIKAVRKAVSIPVFANGNIQHLSDVERCIQETGVQGVMSAEGNLHNPALFEGRSPPVWEMAEEYLEVVKQYPPCSLSYVRAHLFKLWHHTLQIHQDLREELAKVKTLESLADVSRQLRLRCQEEIAKGKDAEDKDSGLPLPHWICQPYVRPPPKEPVANGNTQGSELKKAVCQKRALEDSDGSAEALSKNKQKKRSRNPRKNFCPEQKPKYIKCEQCGNPKGNKCVFNLCRGCCKKKAYKEVADCPSHGLRFKTKAEKRKAEEGEQNEGEEKEGEEKEGEEGEEKEGEEGEEKEGEEGEQTSDLATDGIKNSPQDLEDSSTKLL; via the exons ATGGCCAAGCTCCAGGGCTTCGAGTTCTGGGCTAAAACCCTAAAAGAGGCGCGCTTTGTTGTGGCACCCATGGTGGACCAGAGCGAGCTGGCCTGGCGCCTGCTGAGCCGCCGACATGGCGCCCACCTCTGCTACACCCCCATGCTGCACGCTCAGGTGTTTGTCCGTGACGCTAACTACAGGAAAGAAAACCTCTACAACGAAGTCTGCAGGGAGGACAGGCCGCTCATCACGCAG TTCTGCGCCAATGATCCAGAGGTGTTTCTTCAGGCGGCTATGCTCGCCCAGGACTACTGCGACGCCATCGACCTCAACCTGGGCTGTCCGCAGATGATAGCTaagagag gacACTATGGAGTTTTTCTACAAGATGAATGGGAGCTGTTAGAGAAAATGG TCAGGTCAGCCAATGAGAAGCTCTCGGTGCCGATCACATGTAAGATCCGTGTGTTCAAGGAGATTGAAAAGACTGTCTGCTATGCTCAGATGCTTGAGAAGGCTGGATGTCAG ctgctgaCGGTGCACGGCAGAACCAAGGACCAGAAGGGAGCCATGACGGGCATCGCCAGCTGGGAGCACATCAAAGCAGTGCG GAAGGCAGTAAGTATTCCGGTGTTTGCTAACGGTAACATCCAGCACCTGAGCGACGTGGAGCGCTGCATCCAGGAAACAGGAGTGCAGGGAGTCATGAGTGCAG AGGGGAACCTGCATAACCCAGCTCTGTTCGAGGGCCGCAGCCCCCCAGTGTGGGAAATGGCTGAGGAGTACCTGGAGGTGGTGAAGCAGTATCCGCCCTGCTCGCTGTCCTACGTACGGGCGCACCTCTTCAAGCTCTGGCATCACAC actGCAGATCCACCAGGACCTGAGAGAGGAGTTAGCCAAGGTGAAGACGCTGGAGAGTCTGGCTGATGtcagcagacagctgaggctgcGCTGCCAG GAGGAGATAGCCAAAGGAAAAGACGCAGAGGACAAAGACAGTGGCCTGCCCCTCCCCCACTGGATCTGCCAGCCATATGTCAGACCGCC GCCCAAAGAACCGGTTGCCAATGGTAACACCCAGGGGTCCGAGTTGAAGAAAGCGGTGTGTCAGAAGAGGGCGCTGGAGGACTCTGATGGATCGGCTGAGGCACTCTCCAAAAACAAGCAGAAGAAGAGATCCCGCAACCCCAGAAAGAACTTCTGTCCGGAGCAGAAAC CCAAATACATCAAGTGTGAACAGTGTGGAAACCCGAAG GGAAATAAATGTGTCTTCAACCTGTGTCGAGGCTGCTGTAAGAAGAAGGCGTACAAAGAGGTGGCGGACTGTCCGa GCCACGGGCTGAGGTTCAAGACCAAGGCTGAGAAACGGAAAGCTGAGGAGGGCGAGCAGAATGAGGGCGAGGAGAAGGAGGGCGAGGAGAAGGAGGGCGAGGAGGGCGAGGAGAAGGAGGGCGAGGAGGGCGAGGAGAAGGAGGGCGAGGAGGGCGAGCAGACTTCAGACTTGGCGACAGATGGAATCAAAAACTCTCCTCAGGATCTCGAAGACTCAAGTACGAAGCTGCTGTGA